The genomic interval ATCACATACACTTCCTCTGCCTCAACATTCCATTTCCATATCTCAAAAATCTGCAGGGAAAAATACAATATAGATGAGGATTTTTCTTCTATTACAGGTAATGTGATTTTTAGAAATCTGAAGATTGCAAAAGAACTGGCATACAAAATAAACCAGAAAAGAAATCTTATTAAACAGCCGGAACAAACAATAAGTGCAGGTCAGTTAAATGCAATGACTCTTGAGGATGAGATTTTTCATTATGTGCTCGGTATTTATAAAAGAAAGAAAAAATCCGATGTATTTGCAGAAGCCATTGAATATATTGAAAAAAAGATTGGTCCTGCCTTAAAACAAACACTTATAGATTTTGTTGAAACATTCCCGCCGCTTTCTGTTTATAGGGGTGGCATAATCCCTAAAAAATATATAGAAGACAGCACCAACGGTATTAAAAATTCAGAGATAATTTTAGAAGAAATGTTTCTTACTTTTCTTGCAAACAACAATCCCGCATTTGAACAATTTCTTGAACTTTTTGACGATAAAATTCTTAAAAAAAACACATCCTATCTTGAAGTAATTTATAACCTTTGCAGATTTTTAGAAAAAAAACCAAGGTTTGGTCCTTATAATCAAGATATAGTAAATTTATTAAAATCCCCTGTTGTTGCACATCCAAGGTCTATTACAGGGCAACTTCTTTATATAAAAGAACACTGGGGATTGCTGTTATCCGAAGAACTTTTAGAAAAACTTTTACACAGGCTTCTTGTTGCGCTTGATATGATAAAAGAAGAAGAAAAGATGCCTTTTTTAGGGGCAATGGAAACATTTGTCCCCTTTTTTAAAAAAGGTATGGGACTTTATGATGAACCTGAAAGATACAGTCAGGATTTGGACTGGATGTCAAATATTGTACTGATTGCAAAAAACACATATGTCTGGCTTGACCAGTTATCAAAAAAATACCAGTATCCTATAACAACCCTTTGTGCAATACCCGATGAAGAGATAGACACACTTTTCAGATGGGGTTTTACGGGCCTGTGGTTAATAGGGGTGTGGGAAAGAAGTCCCGCCTCAAGAAAGATAAAACAGATAACAGGAAACCCTGAGGCACATTCATCTGCATATTCTATCTATGATTATACAGTTGCAAATGAGTTGGGCGGAGAACAGGGATATGAAAATCTAAAACAAAGGGCTCTTAAAAGAGGTATAAGAATTGCCATAGATATGGTTCCAAACCATGTGGGAATATGCTCAAAATGGGTAATAGAACATCCGGACTGGTTTATACAACTACGGCATATTCCCTTCCCTAAATATCAATTCAATGGAACAGACCTTTCAGACAACACAAGGATAAGTATTTTTATAGAGGACGGATACTGGAACAGAACAGATGCTGCTGTTGTATTTAAAAGACTTGACAGACAGACAGGGGATGTTCGTTATATCTATCATGGCAACGACGGAACAAGTATGCCCTGGAATGATACGGCACAACTAAATTTTCTTATCCCGGAGGTCCAAGAAGCGGTGATACAGCAAATTCTTAATGTTTCAAGAAAATCTTCCATCATAAGGTTTGATGCAGCAATGACACTTGCAAAAAAACATTATAAGAGGCTCTGGTTCCCGGAGGCTGGAACAGGAGGAGACATCCCATCAAGGACTGAACATACTGTATCAAATGAGGAGTTTGAAAAACTATTTCCCGTTGAATTCTGGAGACAGGTTGTTGACAGGGTAGCAAAAGAGGCGCCTGATACACTTCTTCTTGCAGAGGCATTCTGGCTTATGGAGGGATATTTTGTAAGAACATTAGGTATGCACAGGGTATATAACAGTGCATTTATGAATATGTTAAAAAATGAAGAAAACTCAAAATACAGAAGTGTGATAAAAAATGTTATGGAGTTTGACAAAGAAATCTTAAAGAGATTTGTAAATTTTATGGATAACCCTGATGAGGTTCCAGCCGTGATACAATTTGGAAAAGACGATAAATATTTTGGAATCACAGTAATGATGGTAACAATGCCCGGACTTCCGATGTTCGGACATGGACAGATTCAGGGGTTTAGAGAAAAATACGGAATGGAATACAGGAAAGCATACTGGGATGAAAATCCTGATATAAAATTCATAGAAAGACATGAAAGAGAAATATTTCCTCTTCTTAAAAAAAGACCTCTTTTCAGCAGAGTTGAAAATTTTCTTCTCTATGACCTATATGCAACAGATGGCAGGGTAAATGAAAATGTATTCGCATACAGCAACAGGTACGGAGACGAAAGAGCAATTGTTGTGTATAACAATAAATATGAAGAAGCATCTGGATGGATAAAAACATCTGCTGCATTTCTTGATAGAAAAACCGGTAAACTTATACAAAAAAATATAATAGACGGACTTAAGATTAATTGCAGTGAGAAATCCTTCATAGTATTCAAAGATCTTATCACAGGGATGGAGCACATAAGAAAAACAGACAAAATAAGATCCGAAGGGCTATATATAGAATTAGGGGCATTTAAGTACAATGTATTTCTTGATTTCAAGGAAATACAGGACACAACGGGAAAATATACAGAGATTGAAAAAAGACTTAAAGGCGCGCCCGTACAAAGTATTGAAGAGGCAATTCTTGAGATGAAACTCGAACCCTTGCACAACAGAATAAAAAATGTATTCTTATCCCCTGAACAAAATTTTGCAGAAGAGATTGAATCGTTTCTAAAAGATTTTTCAAAGCCCTATAATGTCAAAAAAACATTTAATAAATTAAAAAGATACAAAGCATTTAAGGAACTTAAAAAAATATATCAGGATAAAGTTTTTTATATATTGGGCACATCAATTCTATTGTCATCTGTTAAAAATATGTTTTTCCAATCAGGGTTGCACAATGTAATAAAAAAGTGTCTTCTACAAAAGGGGATTAACAACGCTGAAAAAATTATGGAAAAGATCCTGTTTATTTCAGAAAATCAGGATATATTAAATATCTGGACAGAAAATAAACTTAAAAAAATTATTGGATGCAACCAACATAACAATGTTTTATGGTTTCACAAAGAAAGTCTTGAAGAATTCTTATATTTGTTATATATTACTGAACTAATAAGTGGTAATGCCAATAACTACAGGATTTATCAAAAAACTATAAATCTTGCAAAAAAATGTGGTTATAGGTTTGAAGAGTTTATAAAGCGGGCCCGCCAGCAAACAAAGACAGACAGAAAACAAGAAGCTCTATAGGTTTAAATAAGCCCTTATACCAAACCCTGATCTATCATGGCATCGGCAACTCTTATGAACCCGGCAATATTTGCGCCTTTTACATAATTTATATTCCTGCCTTCCTTGCCGTATTTAACGCACTGCTTATGTATAGTAATTATTATATCCTGAAGCCTCCTATCTACTTCCTCTCGTGGCCAGGAGATCCGCATACTGTTCTGTGACATCTCAAGTCCTGAGACAGCCACTCCGCCGGCGTTAGATGCTTTTCCAGGAGCATATAAAATACCCGCCTTCTGGTAAACCTCAATAGCATCCGGTGTAGAAGGCATATTCGCTCCCTCTGCCACACACATACAACCGTTTTTAACCAGGTTCTCGGCATCCTGTCCGCTTATCTCGTTTTGGGTAGCAGAAGGAAATGCAACATCGCACTTTGTATTCCACGGTTTTTTTTTCTCATAATATTTGCAATTAAATTCCTTGGCACAATCTTTTATCCTGCCGCGCCTGATATTCTTCAGACTCATAACACACGCCAACTTTTTCTTATCTATTCCTTTATCATCATAGATGAACCCGTCCGAGTCAGACAAGGTAACTACTTTTGCGCCTAACTCAATAAGTTTTTCTACGGTATATTGTGCCACATTACCTGATCCGGATACCACACAGGTTTTTCCTTCTAAGGATTCGCCGCGGGTTTTAAGCATCTCCCGGGCAAAATATACACATCCATAACCGGTTGCCTCAGTCCTGATTAAGCTTCCGCCCCAATTCAATCTTTTGCCGGTTAAAACACCTGTAAATTCATTACGCAACCTCTTGTATTGGCCGAAAAGATAGCCTATTTCGCGGCCGCCTACACCGATATCGCCTGCGGGAACATCAGTATCCGGACCGATATGACGGAAAAGCTCATTCATAAAACTCTGGCAGAATTTCATAACCTCGTTATCGCTTTTACCTTTAGGGTCAAAATCCGAACCGCCCTTGCCACCACCCATAGGAAGAGTAGTAAGGCTATTCTTAAAAACCTGTTCAAATGCCAGGAATTTTAATATACTTAAATTTACGCTCGGATGAAAACGAAGCCCGCCTTTATAGGCGCCAACGGCGCTATTCATCTCTATACGGTAGCCTCTATTTACCCGAATTTCACCACTATCATCAAGCCAGGGAACACGAAACATTATCACCCTTTCCGGCTCGCACATTCTTTCCAATACTTTATATGTCTGGTACTTTGGATTCTTCTCAATAAAAGGCATAACGGATTCAACTACCTCGCGGACAGCCTGGTGAAATTCCGGCTCTCCCGGATTCTTATCAGTTATCATCACCATAAAATCATCTATTTTTTTTGTCATTTTAGCCTCTTTTCTTGAGTCTTTTCTAAAAGATATTTAAACAATCCAGCCAGAGTTCCCCGTCTTAATAAGACTGTAATATAATCAACACTACACAGGGGCCCTGTGTATATTTGCTTGTTCAGACAAACTGTTCACCTAATTTTTTTTCTAATTCAACAAGACTTGAGATGTCTTTTTCCGGAATATATTTTGCTCTTACAATGTCCTGTCTTACAGGAAGACCCATTATCTTATCAAGGCTTCTGCCTTCTGTTAGTGCAGACTTTGAAAACTCATAGAATCTGATTATTATCTTTAAGATAAGATACTGCTTTTTAAGTGTTGTATATGCATCAACTCCATCAAACGCACTCTGATGTAAAAAATCCTCTCTTATTGAACGGGCAGACTCAAGTATGAGTCTATCCTGTGGTGAGAGTGTATCCATACCAACAAGCCTTGCTATCTCCTCCAATTCTGATTCTTCTTGTAAAAGACGCATTGCTTCTGTCCTTATTATTGCCCAGTCTGTTGACACATTTTCTTTCATAAATTTAAGAACAGATTCCGTATAAAGCGAGTAGGAGTTTAACCAGTTAATTGCTGGAAAATGTCTTCTGTATGCCAATTTATCTTCAAGTCCCCAAAAAACTTTTGTTACCCTTAATGTAGACTGAACAACGGGGTCCGAAAGATCTCCTCCCGGAGGAGATACTGCACCTATAACAGTAAGCGTTCCTTCTCTTTCCGAAGAACCCAAACACTGAACCTTCCCTGACCTTTCATAAAACTCCGCAATACGGTATGAAAGATATGCGGGATACCCTTCTTCGCCCGGCATTTCTTCAAGCCTGCCTGATATTTCACGCATTGCCTCTGCCCATCTGGATGTTGAGTCTGCCATAAGTGCGACAGAATATCCCATATCCCTGTAATATTCAGCAAGTGTAACTGCTGTGTAGACACTTGCCTCTCTTGCTGCAACAGGCATATTTGATGTGTTTGCTATAATTATTGTTCTTTCCATTAGCGGCTTACCGGTTTTTGGATCTTTTAATTTAGGAAATTCAATAAGAAGATCCGTAACCTCGTTTCCTCTTTCACCGCAGGCACAATATATTATGACCTCAGCATCTGCCCATTTTGCAATCTGATGCTGGCATACTGTTTTACCTGAACCAAAAGGACCGGGGATACAGGCAGTTCCACCTTTTGCAACAGGGAATAATGTATCAATAACCCTCTGGCCTGTAACAAGCGGTTGGGTTGGTGTTAATTTACCTTTTACAGGTCTTGGATTTCTGACGGCCCACAGGTGAAATAACGGAATGTCAATAATGTTGTTGTCTTTTGTTTTAATTTTAAGCAAAGTATCCGCTACGGAAAGATTCCCTGAAAAAACTTTTTCAACCTTTCCAGAAAGATATGGGGATAAAAGAATTTTATGACAGATAAGGCTTGTTTCCTCAACCTCTGCAATTATATCACCACCCTGAATATTATCACCGGATTGGACAGAAACAGTTACATTCCATTTTTTGGTTCTATCCAGTGCAGGTACCTGGATACCCCTTTTTATATAATTACCTGAAAGCGTTTTTAAGATATCAAGAGGTCTTAGTATGCCATCAAAGATGTTGCCTAAAAGTCCCGGACCAAGTTCAACGCTGAGAGGCATTTTTGTGGTATAGACGGGTTCTCCGACCCCGATGCCGTCTGTTTCTTCATATACCTGAATTGATGACCTGTTCCCTTTTATTTCAATAATTTCACCCATAAGACGGTGTTGGCTTACCTGAACAACATTATACATCTTTGCCTCAGGTATGCCCTCAGCAATAACAAGCGGACCAGATACCTTTACTATCTTGCCAAATTCCATTTTTACTCCGTTTTATCCGTATTCTGTCGCCAAGTCACCCACTACCTGTCACCTGTCATCTGTCACCTTGTCGCTTGTCCCCCTGACTCCTACCTGCTATCTACTATGTTGTCACTGTTCCTCAAACAGCCTGTCCGAACCTAACGCTTTTCTTGCAGCATTTTTAATCTTTTCAAGTCCCATAGAGTCTTCTGTCCTGCCATCAGGAATAACAACAAAAATAGGAAAAGTCTCATCAGGCAGAGGATGTAGTATATGCTTTAATTGTTTTGCCCATACTTGCGCAACATAAACAATAGAATAATTCTGTTTTTTAACATCTTCTATTGCTTTTTTTGCCTGTGCTATGTCTGTAACTCCAAACATTTTTGCACCAAATACCTTAAAACAAAGAACCACATCTTCATCTCCAATAATAGCAATTTTATCGTTTTTTACCATATGTTTTTTCTTATGACACTTGAATTTATTGCCATTGCCTTCTGTGATAATATTGTTCTTAAAAGGCAGATCTCATTTTCTTTTGAAAAAAAATATCCCGCAATTACAGGAAAACCAAACGCAATCCTCCTTGAAAGGATAGAAAAATCTTTTCTTAGCTTTAACTCGGCTTTTTCCACTTCTTCAAGCACAGTGGTCAGGTCTTTAACTTCCATTCCAATCTTTGCAATGTCCTCTAAATGTGTTCTTATTAATTTAGTCCATAAAGTAGATAACGGCTCTTCAAACAATTCAAGATATATCCTTCTATCAATAAATCCGCCATTGATAAGCCCTATCTTTATCATTGCATAGCGAGATTCTGGCGCCATTTCCTGCCCGAAGGGTTGGGTGTTTGTAATAAACTGTAAAGATTTTTTAAGATTATAAAACCTTAAAAATATTTTTAAGTTTAAGATGTCTATTTTAAATCTGAAGTAATTATGGAGAAAGAAAAGATTTTTATTAGAAACAATATCAAGTGCCTTTTCCATCCCCAACCTGTCTATTACAACATCACCTGCCTGAATATCTTTTGTTTCTTCAAATATTTTTTTTGCCTGTTCAAGAATCGGAAAAAGAATGCTCCTGCATTCTTTGGAACACTTCTCTTCCTTGATTAAAAAGATTATCTGTTCAGAAGAGAAATTTCCATATTCTAAAATGTTTTCTTTTATTTCCTGATTTGTAATTTTTGATTTAAAAAGTATTTTAAGATTATAGATATCCCAGGTTAGCCTTATTGCAAATACACCCACATTCTTCTCTGTAATCTTATCTACAAGAAGCAGAACACTTAAAAGATGTCTTTTTAAGACAATCTCCCACTGAGAAGGACTTTTAAGTTCATTTATAAGATTTTGATAATCCTGATATTCGGCAAGTATTCTCAGTGCCGCTTCAAGATTATCTGCTTTAAGCATTCTGTTTATAGAATCCAAAGGAAGCAACCTTGTTTCTAATACCCTTATCCTTCCGACAGAAGAAAGCATTAAAGGTTTTTCCTGAATAAATGCTACATTTTCGTACATTTCTATTTCTCAAATGGTTCAAATAATACACTTGCAGACTCTGTTTCAATTTTTTCTTTTATTGAGGAAATTATACTTGATATCCTGCAGTCTGTAAAAACTTTCTTCCCCTTTACTATAAATCCCATATCTATTGAATTATCAATAATTATATTTAACTCTGGATGGATCCCTTTTCTTATCAACTCCTGTTCTATATCTTTCCAGAAATCTTCATCCATTTTCTGTTTATCAAAAACCGAGATACAGATATCTTCACTGCCGGAAACAATACTCCTTAAAAGAAGGGACCTGTAAAACTCCCGGTGTTTGTCTTTTTTTATATTTTTAAACTCTTCTTTTGCATCTTCAAATACGGAATCCAAGAGGTCTCTTTTAAGATCAAGAAGTTCCTGCTTTAGACGCATCTGCATTCTTATCAGTTCCATTCTTTTTTTTGATTCTGCCTCCTCTTTTCTTTTACTTAAAATTTCTAATTTTTTTACTTGCGCATTTTTTGAAGATTCTAAAAGAATCTCATTAACGGATAAATCCGCCTCCTTTAATATAACATCTGCCTTGTTTTTGGCATCCTGTATTATTTTTTCAACTATTTTTTCTACTGCCATTACACCTTTACCCCGCCAAGAAGAATAAATGCAGAAACAAGTCCAAGAACACCATATATTTCAACAAATGCAGGGACAATAATAGCCTTGCCGGTTTCTTCTTCTTTTTTTGCAACAATACCAATTGCAGCAGCAGCAGCCTTACCCTGGTATATGGCAGATACCATTTCAACAAGTCCTATGGGCAGACATATAAAGAATATCTGCAATCCTACCCCTGTGGAAACTGTTGTGATAGGTTCTGTAAAAAACTGAAGTCTCATCATCACAAGAAATCCTATAAGAAGTGAATAAAAACCCTGTGTCCCCGGAAGACCGATAAAAGGTATAAGCTTGCCAAACTTTTGAGGTTCTTCTGTTATTACCCCTGCTGCCATCTGACCGGCAAGCCCAACACCGATACTTGAACCTATCCCACCCAATGCAATAACAGATGCCATTCCTAATATTGCCAGTGTAAATCCTAACATCTCCATATTCCTCCTTTTATATTCTGTATCCCGTTGCCCGTATTTCGTTGTCCGTTTTTTTACGGTATACGAACGACGGCTTCTACAAACGGCAGGTTTTTTACCGCCACATATTTTGTTTTAACTGAAAACGGAACAAATGTTTTACCTCCGCCTTTAAAAAATTTCGAAAAAAATTCCACAAACTGCAATCTGCTTGTATGTATTAAGGCACCGAGAATATTTATAGCAATTGCAAATGTGTGCCCAAATAGAATAATTAAAAAACCCACTGTTATTCCCGCCAGAGGCCCTATTACCGGAAGTGCCCAGAAAATCTGTCCAGTCTGTACTGCAAGCATATTGACTGTTGTTGCCATAACACCTGTTACAAGTCCAAGCGCCCATAATCTGCTGTATGAAAGAACATCAGCCAGAAACCCAGCCCAGGCATTATATGCGGAATAAAAACCGTTAAATATTCTAAATCCTATATTATTATATGACCTTCCTGCAAATATAATTATTCCTGCTGTTCCTAAACTTAAAAATATTAGAAACATATTCTTTAAATTTCCAGGTGCCACTCCTGTACTAGAAAATATCATACCAAGTATTCCTGTAAGCAAAATCAGCATAAAACCCTGGTCCATTATTGCATCTCTCCATAAATTATTTTTTATATTGTTTATCAGTCCTGCAATGTTGCCGCATAGTATATGGACAACACCTAGCCCCAGTGCAATAAGCATAAGGTTCATTGCATTCTGTGGGTTTGCCATAGGATCAAGCACACCAATCCGCGCGGTAAAATCTGCTGCCGGCTTGAATACAGGAAAACTGTTTGCAAGCATAGAGGGAGCGTTCCCAAACCAGCCGCCGCAAAGTGCACCAAAAAATATTGTTGATATACCTCCTAAACACAAAATCCATAGAAGATAAAATACTTCTCCTCTGGGCTTAAATTTTAAGATTGCCCATATGGATAATAAAAAAATAACAATCCCATATCCTGCATCTGTAAGGCAGAAACCAAAGAATATGAAAAAGAAAGGGGCAAGAAAAGGTGTTGGGTCTATTTCAAATCTCTGCGGCACACCATATACATTTGTGATATATTCAAAGGGTTTTATCGGCTGTTTGTTTTCAAGAACAACAGGAGGATTATCCGTTTTTTGGGGTTCAGATATAATAACCTCGCACAAAATTTGCTTTTCTTTAATCAATTTCAACAAAATATTAGTATCTTTCTTACAAATCCAACCCTGGAATACAATGGTTTTTTTTGAGGCCTTTGTGCTTGATAAGGCAATGTTTCTTTCTTTTTTCAGATATAAAAAATCGTAAACAGACATTATAGAAAAAAGAGAAGGAAGAAATTCTTTTGCCTGTTTTACTACTGTATTATATCCATCTGCTAAGGCATTAATATCTTTATTCAGTCTTTCTATGTTTTCTTTTACAGTTCCCTTCAAGTGATGTAAGCGCACATACTGAAAACTAAATGACTTTAAAATAGAAGATATTTCCTCCTCGTCTTCTTTCCTGTGTGCAACAAGAAGATAAGCATTTTCCTCATCCTCTCTGATTATACTAATTGCAACA from bacterium Unc6 carries:
- a CDS encoding glutamate dehydrogenase; translation: MTKKIDDFMVMITDKNPGEPEFHQAVREVVESVMPFIEKNPKYQTYKVLERMCEPERVIMFRVPWLDDSGEIRVNRGYRIEMNSAVGAYKGGLRFHPSVNLSILKFLAFEQVFKNSLTTLPMGGGKGGSDFDPKGKSDNEVMKFCQSFMNELFRHIGPDTDVPAGDIGVGGREIGYLFGQYKRLRNEFTGVLTGKRLNWGGSLIRTEATGYGCVYFAREMLKTRGESLEGKTCVVSGSGNVAQYTVEKLIELGAKVVTLSDSDGFIYDDKGIDKKKLACVMSLKNIRRGRIKDCAKEFNCKYYEKKKPWNTKCDVAFPSATQNEISGQDAENLVKNGCMCVAEGANMPSTPDAIEVYQKAGILYAPGKASNAGGVAVSGLEMSQNSMRISWPREEVDRRLQDIIITIHKQCVKYGKEGRNINYVKGANIAGFIRVADAMIDQGLV
- a CDS encoding permease, whose translation is MEMLGFTLAILGMASVIALGGIGSSIGVGLAGQMAAGVITEEPQKFGKLIPFIGLPGTQGFYSLLIGFLVMMRLQFFTEPITTVSTGVGLQIFFICLPIGLVEMVSAIYQGKAAAAAIGIVAKKEEETGKAIIVPAFVEIYGVLGLVSAFILLGGVKV
- a CDS encoding V-type ATP synthase subunit A: MEFGKIVKVSGPLVIAEGIPEAKMYNVVQVSQHRLMGEIIEIKGNRSSIQVYEETDGIGVGEPVYTTKMPLSVELGPGLLGNIFDGILRPLDILKTLSGNYIKRGIQVPALDRTKKWNVTVSVQSGDNIQGGDIIAEVEETSLICHKILLSPYLSGKVEKVFSGNLSVADTLLKIKTKDNNIIDIPLFHLWAVRNPRPVKGKLTPTQPLVTGQRVIDTLFPVAKGGTACIPGPFGSGKTVCQHQIAKWADAEVIIYCACGERGNEVTDLLIEFPKLKDPKTGKPLMERTIIIANTSNMPVAAREASVYTAVTLAEYYRDMGYSVALMADSTSRWAEAMREISGRLEEMPGEEGYPAYLSYRIAEFYERSGKVQCLGSSEREGTLTVIGAVSPPGGDLSDPVVQSTLRVTKVFWGLEDKLAYRRHFPAINWLNSYSLYTESVLKFMKENVSTDWAIIRTEAMRLLQEESELEEIARLVGMDTLSPQDRLILESARSIREDFLHQSAFDGVDAYTTLKKQYLILKIIIRFYEFSKSALTEGRSLDKIMGLPVRQDIVRAKYIPEKDISSLVELEKKLGEQFV